The following proteins come from a genomic window of Sphaerisporangium rubeum:
- a CDS encoding transglycosylase domain-containing protein: MRREAKSAVASLAEVPQGTGAKIAHLVMVGAMAGLLAAGLALPAVGGAGSVIAGAAEDLTPLALSEPPLAEKTTVVDAGGRPIAQFWDTYREIVPLGKVAEVMRTAIVAIEDYRFYQHGAIDVEGTVRALAKNLQAGGVSQGGSGLTQQYVKQVLLNTAVTDDEKAKALESSYARKLTELRYAMGVEQKYTKDQILEKYLNIAYFGAGANGIEAAAKRFFGVHASRLTLAQAATLAGAVQLPTATDPEGGAANRKRLLARRDVVLDRMVQLKKITAEQAAAAKAQKLGYKGTPLPGGCVASPYPYFCVYVREEFLRDRAFGATQRDRALLLSRGGLTIHTTLDRRAQAAADRAIRRYVHASDQAVAAEALVQPGTGMIKAMSASRRYGTSARDREVSYNIVADEAHGGIGGFQAGSTFKTFTLITALKKGMKVNDGFTVGNGFRASGYGDFVDCSGGRVGDPTHTVTNDEGSPGFKSLSTGTWESVNTFFMELERRVGLCDTVQTARSLGIRRADGRPLRQYETFTLGINEMDPVTVANAYAAIAARGRYCAPMSITKVLDRDGKATDLRPRCREALDPEVADATAHVLSGVFTKGTMRAVGGIGRDAAGKTGTNDDQASAWFAGFTPDLAGAVSIGDPRGAIAHKLNGVTIGGRYYGAVFGATIPGPIWRDTMLAALKGTPATPFTELNTARFGGCASSCRPAPPTPDKEEDDAAPDGQGDGQEDAPAAEDGTTKPGDSAAR, encoded by the coding sequence ATGCGGCGCGAAGCGAAGTCCGCGGTCGCGTCACTGGCCGAGGTGCCGCAGGGGACGGGGGCCAAGATCGCGCATCTGGTGATGGTCGGGGCCATGGCGGGGTTGCTGGCCGCGGGGCTGGCGTTGCCGGCGGTCGGGGGAGCGGGGTCGGTGATCGCGGGGGCGGCGGAGGATCTCACGCCGCTCGCGTTGTCGGAGCCGCCGCTGGCGGAGAAGACCACGGTCGTGGACGCCGGGGGGAGGCCGATCGCGCAGTTCTGGGACACCTACCGGGAGATCGTGCCGCTCGGCAAGGTCGCGGAGGTCATGCGGACGGCCATCGTCGCGATCGAGGACTACCGGTTCTACCAGCACGGGGCCATCGACGTCGAAGGCACGGTGCGTGCACTGGCGAAGAACCTCCAGGCCGGGGGAGTGAGCCAAGGGGGGTCGGGGCTCACGCAGCAGTACGTCAAGCAGGTGCTGCTGAACACGGCGGTCACCGACGACGAGAAGGCCAAGGCTCTGGAGTCGAGCTACGCGCGCAAGCTCACCGAGTTGCGGTACGCGATGGGGGTGGAGCAGAAGTACACCAAGGACCAGATCCTGGAGAAGTACCTCAACATCGCGTACTTCGGCGCGGGGGCCAACGGCATCGAGGCGGCGGCCAAGCGGTTCTTCGGGGTGCACGCCTCGCGGCTCACGCTCGCGCAGGCGGCCACGCTGGCCGGCGCGGTACAGCTCCCCACGGCCACCGACCCCGAGGGGGGTGCGGCCAACCGTAAGCGGCTGCTGGCGCGGCGCGACGTCGTGCTCGACCGCATGGTGCAGCTCAAGAAGATCACCGCCGAGCAGGCCGCGGCGGCTAAGGCGCAGAAGCTCGGCTACAAGGGGACGCCGCTTCCCGGTGGCTGCGTCGCCAGCCCGTACCCGTACTTCTGCGTGTACGTGCGCGAGGAGTTCCTGCGGGACCGCGCGTTCGGCGCCACCCAGCGGGACCGCGCGCTGCTGCTGTCACGTGGCGGCCTGACCATCCACACGACGCTGGACCGGCGTGCGCAGGCCGCGGCCGACCGCGCGATCAGGCGGTACGTCCACGCGTCCGACCAGGCGGTGGCCGCCGAGGCGCTCGTCCAGCCCGGCACCGGCATGATCAAGGCGATGTCGGCCAGCCGCAGGTACGGCACGTCGGCGCGGGACCGCGAGGTGTCGTACAACATCGTGGCCGACGAGGCGCACGGCGGCATCGGCGGCTTCCAGGCCGGCTCGACGTTCAAGACCTTCACCCTGATCACGGCGCTGAAGAAAGGCATGAAGGTCAACGACGGCTTCACCGTCGGCAACGGCTTCCGCGCCTCCGGGTACGGCGACTTCGTCGACTGCTCAGGCGGCCGGGTCGGCGACCCCACGCACACCGTCACCAACGACGAGGGCTCACCCGGCTTCAAGTCGCTCAGCACCGGCACCTGGGAGTCGGTCAACACGTTCTTCATGGAGCTGGAACGCCGCGTCGGGCTGTGCGACACCGTGCAGACCGCGCGGTCCCTCGGCATCAGGCGCGCCGACGGCCGGCCGCTGCGGCAGTACGAGACGTTCACCCTCGGCATCAACGAGATGGACCCCGTGACCGTCGCCAACGCGTACGCCGCCATCGCCGCCAGAGGCCGGTACTGCGCGCCGATGTCCATCACCAAGGTCCTCGACCGGGACGGCAAGGCCACCGACCTGCGGCCCCGGTGCCGCGAGGCCCTCGACCCCGAGGTGGCCGACGCCACGGCGCACGTGCTGTCCGGGGTGTTCACCAAGGGCACCATGCGGGCCGTCGGCGGCATCGGCCGCGACGCCGCCGGCAAGACCGGCACCAACGACGACCAGGCCAGCGCGTGGTTCGCCGGCTTCACCCCCGACCTCGCCGGCGCCGTCAGCATCGGCGACCCCCGAGGCGCCATCGCGCACAAACTGAACGGCGTCACCATCGGCGGCCGCTACTACGGCGCGGTCTTCGGCGCCACCATCCCCGGCCCCATCTGGCGCGACACCATGCTCGCCGCGCTGAAAGGCACCCCCGCCACCCCCTTCACCGAGCTGAACACCGCGAGGTTCGGCGGCTGCGCCTCGTCCTGCCGCCCCGCGCCACCCACCCCCGACAAGGAGGAGGACGACGCGGCACCGGACGGCCAGGGAGACGGCCAGGAGGACGCTCCGGCGGCCGAGGACGGCACGACCAAGCCGGGGGACTCAGCCGCTCGCTGA
- a CDS encoding ribbon-helix-helix protein, CopG family, which yields MTEHEAGWPPEDIELALDDDSEIDGDSEEIYDTKGNRITDQYVDAAVADVHRAIAEGRVPVPTGRGGRPSLTGDAAHSPRVSFRVPEELRERAKTRAAQEGKTISALAREAFEQFLRAG from the coding sequence ATGACCGAGCATGAGGCAGGCTGGCCACCTGAGGACATCGAACTTGCCTTGGACGACGACTCTGAGATCGACGGCGATTCTGAAGAGATCTACGACACCAAGGGGAACCGGATCACCGACCAGTACGTGGACGCGGCCGTCGCCGATGTTCATCGTGCCATCGCCGAAGGTCGAGTGCCGGTGCCGACCGGCCGCGGGGGACGTCCGTCCCTTACCGGCGACGCCGCGCACTCCCCCCGGGTCTCTTTCCGGGTTCCCGAGGAGTTGAGGGAACGAGCTAAGACGCGGGCCGCTCAGGAAGGCAAGACGATCTCGGCGCTGGCCCGGGAGGCCTTCGAGCAGTTCCTCAGAGCGGGATGA
- a CDS encoding carbohydrate ABC transporter permease — MTRPALTDDRRGIVANPPGRGSPPAAPTARRRKTKGLLTITLFMLPALVLFCLLVLAPILLASYTSFFKWNGLGGLPTQFIGLDNYTRLLEDPVFKGDLGRGLFLLVMSLLIQLPLSLGLAMLLNQRMRGRAFYRLLFFAPYVLSEVITGVLFTMILSPDGGLANQILDAIGLGSLQSTWLAEPSTVMYSIFIVMTWKYFGFHMILYLAGRQSIPKELTEAAAIDGAGSWKQFRYVTLPLLGPTIRISVFLSIIGTIQLFDLVWVLTSGGPIHSSETMAITMFQFGFKRTQIGYASAISVAMFLISLVFALGYQRFVMRRDTEGAITTMRDQR; from the coding sequence ATGACACGTCCGGCGCTGACGGATGATCGACGGGGGATCGTGGCGAACCCGCCGGGCAGGGGAAGCCCGCCGGCCGCGCCGACGGCGCGCCGCCGCAAGACCAAAGGCCTGCTCACCATCACGTTGTTCATGCTGCCGGCCCTGGTGCTGTTCTGCCTGCTGGTGCTGGCTCCCATCCTGCTGGCGAGCTACACCAGCTTCTTCAAGTGGAACGGCCTCGGCGGCCTGCCGACACAGTTCATCGGCCTGGACAACTACACCAGGCTCCTTGAGGACCCCGTCTTCAAGGGAGACCTCGGACGCGGCCTGTTCCTGCTGGTCATGTCCCTGCTCATCCAGTTGCCGCTGTCCCTCGGCCTCGCCATGCTGCTCAACCAGCGCATGCGGGGACGAGCGTTCTACCGGCTGCTGTTCTTCGCGCCGTACGTCCTGTCCGAGGTCATCACCGGCGTGCTGTTCACCATGATCCTGTCGCCGGACGGGGGCCTGGCCAACCAGATCCTCGACGCCATCGGTCTCGGTTCGCTGCAGTCCACCTGGCTCGCCGAGCCGTCCACGGTGATGTACTCGATCTTCATCGTGATGACGTGGAAGTACTTCGGCTTCCACATGATCCTCTACTTGGCCGGCCGGCAGAGCATCCCCAAGGAGCTGACCGAGGCCGCCGCCATCGACGGCGCGGGGAGCTGGAAGCAGTTCCGCTACGTCACGCTGCCGCTGCTCGGGCCGACCATCAGGATCAGCGTCTTCCTGTCGATCATCGGCACGATCCAGCTCTTCGACCTGGTCTGGGTGCTCACCTCCGGAGGGCCGATCCACTCCTCCGAGACGATGGCCATCACGATGTTCCAGTTCGGCTTCAAACGCACGCAGATCGGCTACGCCAGCGCCATCAGCGTCGCCATGTTCCTCATCAGCCTGGTCTTCGCGCTCGGCTACCAGCGCTTCGTCATGCGCCGTGACACAGAAGGAGCCATCACCACCATGCGAGACCAGCGATGA
- a CDS encoding extracellular solute-binding protein, whose protein sequence is MVLLAASALFMAGCGGGGGDTGAAPASSSDAKVTVEWWNISTTEPLKSFWVKKVKEYQAAHPNVTIKNVPIENEAFKAKIATVTQSGKTPDLFTTWGGGVLKQQVDAGLVKDLSSEAATWLADFTPAALSAYQFDSKTYAVPHDIGMVGFWYNKKLFNKAGITEPPATWTAFIDAVKKLKGSGTTPIALAGKEKWPGHYYWAYLAMRIAGLPALQQAAVDDDFNKPEFIQAGVKLKELADLQPFQKGFLGAGYGSTDGQAAQVSNGKAAMELMGQWAPTVQKDSGKGLGEDLGFFPFPAVEGGKGNIGDAFGGGGGYAVGVNAPPAAVDFLKFISSAEQHRQEVETGAVLPVLKGEESVVKDPNLSIVANQLAAATGFQLYLDQAYPPAVGQEVNDSVAALIAGQKTPEQVADSITQVAKSE, encoded by the coding sequence GTGGTTTTACTGGCCGCGAGCGCGCTGTTCATGGCGGGCTGTGGCGGTGGAGGAGGCGACACCGGCGCCGCGCCTGCGTCGTCGTCCGACGCCAAGGTCACCGTCGAGTGGTGGAACATCTCCACCACCGAGCCGCTCAAGTCGTTCTGGGTGAAGAAGGTCAAGGAGTACCAGGCCGCACACCCCAACGTCACGATTAAGAACGTACCCATCGAGAACGAGGCATTCAAGGCCAAAATCGCTACGGTTACCCAGTCCGGCAAGACTCCGGACCTCTTCACGACGTGGGGTGGCGGCGTCCTGAAGCAGCAGGTGGACGCCGGCCTGGTCAAGGACCTCTCCTCCGAGGCCGCGACCTGGCTCGCCGACTTCACCCCGGCGGCGCTGTCGGCGTACCAGTTCGACAGCAAGACCTACGCCGTGCCGCACGACATCGGCATGGTCGGCTTCTGGTACAACAAGAAGCTCTTCAACAAGGCCGGCATCACCGAGCCGCCGGCCACCTGGACCGCGTTCATCGACGCCGTGAAGAAGCTCAAGGGCTCCGGCACCACCCCGATCGCGCTCGCCGGCAAGGAGAAGTGGCCCGGCCACTACTACTGGGCCTACCTCGCGATGCGCATCGCGGGCCTCCCGGCGCTCCAGCAGGCCGCGGTCGACGACGACTTCAACAAGCCCGAGTTCATCCAGGCCGGGGTCAAGCTCAAGGAGCTCGCCGACCTCCAGCCGTTCCAGAAGGGCTTCCTCGGCGCCGGCTACGGCTCGACGGACGGCCAGGCCGCGCAGGTGTCCAACGGCAAGGCCGCCATGGAGCTGATGGGCCAGTGGGCCCCGACCGTGCAGAAGGACTCCGGCAAGGGCCTCGGCGAGGACCTCGGCTTCTTCCCGTTCCCGGCCGTCGAGGGCGGCAAGGGCAACATCGGTGACGCCTTCGGCGGTGGCGGCGGCTACGCGGTCGGCGTCAACGCGCCGCCGGCGGCCGTCGACTTCCTGAAGTTCATCTCCTCCGCCGAGCAGCACCGCCAGGAGGTCGAGACCGGTGCGGTACTGCCGGTCCTGAAGGGTGAGGAGTCCGTGGTCAAGGACCCGAACCTGTCGATCGTCGCCAACCAGCTCGCCGCCGCGACCGGCTTCCAGCTCTACCTGGACCAGGCGTACCCGCCGGCCGTCGGCCAGGAGGTCAACGACAGCGTCGCGGCCCTCATCGCGGGCCAGAAGACGCCTGAGCAGGTCGCCGATTCCATCACGCAGGTCGCCAAGTCCGAGTAG
- a CDS encoding carbohydrate ABC transporter permease — protein sequence MTATLDGRRHARPARTSRRKVVKAVSLHTIAIVIGAIVVIPLLFGLIGGFKTTAQLSTNPFGLPDPWQPGNYTEVIFSGSFWQQVWNSVFIAMATTVIVVGLAAMASFVFARFAFRGREFWFLLFTVGLMFPFAVATLPLFVLLRYMGLLDNPLGVILPQAAFGLPVTIIVLRSFFRTIPREVEEAATIDGCSSFGFFWRILLPMARPALATVSVLAIVGSWNNFFLPLVILNDPGLWTLPLGVQQFNGQYSSDTARVLAYVVLAMVPALAFYSVAERQLIGGLTAGATKG from the coding sequence ATGACGGCCACCCTCGACGGCCGCCGCCACGCGCGGCCCGCCAGGACGAGCCGGCGGAAGGTCGTCAAGGCGGTCTCCCTGCACACGATCGCCATCGTGATCGGCGCGATCGTCGTCATCCCGCTGCTGTTCGGCCTCATCGGCGGGTTCAAGACCACCGCGCAGCTGTCCACCAACCCCTTCGGCCTGCCGGACCCGTGGCAGCCGGGGAACTACACCGAGGTCATCTTCTCGGGGTCGTTCTGGCAGCAGGTGTGGAACAGCGTCTTCATCGCGATGGCCACCACCGTCATCGTCGTCGGGCTCGCGGCCATGGCGTCGTTCGTGTTCGCCAGATTCGCCTTCCGCGGCAGGGAGTTCTGGTTCCTGCTGTTCACCGTCGGGCTGATGTTCCCGTTCGCGGTGGCCACCTTGCCGCTGTTCGTCCTGCTGCGCTACATGGGGCTGCTGGACAACCCGCTCGGCGTGATCCTGCCGCAGGCGGCGTTCGGCCTGCCGGTCACCATCATCGTGCTGCGGTCGTTCTTCCGCACCATCCCGCGCGAGGTGGAGGAGGCCGCCACCATCGACGGGTGCAGCAGCTTCGGGTTCTTCTGGAGGATCCTGCTCCCGATGGCGAGGCCCGCGCTCGCCACGGTGTCGGTGCTCGCCATCGTCGGCAGCTGGAACAACTTCTTCCTGCCGCTGGTCATCCTGAACGACCCCGGTCTGTGGACGCTGCCGCTCGGCGTCCAGCAGTTCAACGGCCAGTACTCCTCGGACACCGCTCGCGTGCTCGCCTACGTGGTGCTCGCGATGGTACCCGCGCTCGCGTTCTACTCCGTGGCCGAACGCCAGCTCATCGGCGGCCTGACGGCGGGAGCCACCAAGGGATGA
- a CDS encoding endo-1,4-beta-xylanase: MTFPRSRVAAVLLCLALPLTFATAVLAAATTIAAYGFEDGTPQGWYARGGGVTVAATTEAARTGERSLLVTGRTDTWNGASVTPPLEAGVRYDITAYARLTAGQPSATVALTMQRTTDGATTYERVGAATVTDAGWVEISGTYTFSAESTLELYAESSDPTGRYYLDDVTVTSDTDPGTSGAASDFESGTTQGWSPRAAAQLTVTTDQAHGGTRSLLSTARQDFWDGPSLGVLGKMTKGSKYDLSVWVRLGPDVTAGELGMSVERRTGGTPSYERVAAPQAIPQGQWVRLRGTYTLAYDVDFLSVYIESSSGTFPFYIDDFALTYVEPKPIQTGIPSVKDTVPFTFGAAVARESTLGVHGELLAKHFGSLTPGNALKWDATEPAEGQFVFTDPDYLVDYAQRHGMQFRGHTLAWHSQTPDWVFKDGDRDLTASAADKALLLSRLENHVRTVVGRYKGKIKVWDVVNEVVDEYQPDGMRRSKWFTITGYDFIRTAFRVAHEVDPAAELVINDYNTEFPRKREALFNLVKKLKREGVPVQGVGHQLHLNIEQPPAAEVEKTIEYFKPLGLDQQVTELDVSVYTDFVSSYTTVPAEVLALQGYRYKELFDVFRRQASSLSSVTVWGLADDGTWLSTFPITRLNPPLLFDDELQAKPAYWGVVDPARLPALVRRGEAPRGTVKLDGSREPEWDILPDTPVARIGTVSAAFQARWSPSGLSVLTEVTDPTCDRTDTLTLRAGTTTRTSKRDGTATWYRATATPGGYRVEATLPATATQGATVPFELTALDGKTGKSATWSGELTLTPQVQRTQAAKGTPVLDGVADPVWSRSPEFRTATWIQGTTGATARIRTLWDDKNLYVLAKVTDPSLSEESPDAYQQDSVEIFVDPADNKTKGYDDDDGQYRVSYTGKQTIGGTFDAFAVKDNLTSAVKIIPGGYVVEASIALPTITPKKGTYLGFDLQVNDATGPARTSAVTWNDPTGRSYLDTSHWGVLELTK, from the coding sequence GTGACCTTCCCCCGTTCCCGGGTGGCGGCCGTCCTGCTCTGCCTGGCCCTGCCCCTGACCTTCGCCACGGCCGTCCTCGCGGCCGCCACCACGATCGCCGCGTACGGCTTCGAGGACGGTACCCCGCAGGGCTGGTACGCGCGTGGCGGCGGCGTCACGGTCGCCGCGACCACCGAGGCGGCCCGCACCGGAGAACGTTCCCTGCTCGTCACCGGCAGGACCGACACCTGGAACGGCGCCTCGGTCACCCCGCCGCTCGAAGCAGGCGTGCGGTACGACATCACCGCGTACGCGCGCCTCACCGCCGGCCAGCCGTCCGCCACCGTCGCGCTCACCATGCAGCGCACCACCGACGGCGCCACCACCTACGAACGCGTCGGCGCGGCCACCGTCACCGACGCCGGCTGGGTGGAGATCTCCGGCACCTACACCTTCTCCGCCGAGTCCACCCTGGAGCTGTACGCCGAGAGCTCCGACCCGACCGGCCGGTACTACCTGGACGACGTCACCGTCACCTCCGACACCGACCCCGGCACGTCCGGCGCGGCCAGCGACTTCGAGAGCGGCACCACGCAGGGCTGGTCCCCGCGCGCCGCCGCGCAGCTGACGGTGACCACCGACCAGGCGCACGGCGGCACCCGCAGCCTGCTGTCCACCGCGCGGCAGGACTTCTGGGACGGGCCGTCGCTCGGCGTCCTCGGCAAGATGACCAAGGGCTCCAAGTACGACCTGTCGGTGTGGGTGCGGCTCGGGCCGGACGTCACCGCCGGCGAGCTCGGCATGTCCGTCGAGCGGCGCACCGGCGGCACGCCGAGCTACGAGCGCGTGGCGGCGCCGCAGGCGATACCGCAGGGCCAGTGGGTGCGGCTCAGAGGCACCTACACCCTGGCGTACGACGTGGACTTCCTCAGCGTGTACATCGAGTCGTCCTCCGGCACGTTCCCGTTCTACATCGACGACTTCGCGCTCACGTACGTCGAGCCGAAGCCCATCCAGACCGGCATCCCGTCGGTGAAGGACACCGTGCCGTTCACCTTCGGCGCCGCGGTGGCGCGCGAGTCGACCCTCGGGGTGCACGGCGAGCTGCTCGCCAAGCACTTCGGCAGCCTCACCCCCGGCAACGCGCTCAAGTGGGACGCCACCGAGCCCGCCGAGGGCCAGTTCGTCTTCACCGACCCCGACTACCTGGTGGACTACGCGCAGCGGCACGGCATGCAGTTCCGCGGCCACACCCTGGCCTGGCACAGCCAGACGCCGGACTGGGTCTTCAAGGACGGCGACCGCGACCTCACCGCCTCGGCCGCCGACAAGGCGCTGCTGCTGTCCCGGCTGGAGAACCACGTCAGGACCGTCGTCGGCCGGTACAAAGGCAAGATCAAGGTGTGGGACGTCGTCAACGAGGTCGTGGACGAGTACCAGCCGGACGGCATGCGCCGCAGCAAGTGGTTCACCATCACCGGCTACGACTTCATCCGCACGGCGTTCCGCGTCGCGCACGAGGTGGACCCGGCGGCCGAGCTCGTCATCAACGACTACAACACCGAGTTCCCGCGCAAGCGTGAGGCGCTGTTCAACCTGGTCAAGAAGCTCAAGCGCGAAGGCGTGCCGGTGCAGGGGGTGGGCCACCAGCTGCACCTGAACATCGAGCAGCCGCCGGCGGCCGAGGTCGAGAAGACCATCGAGTACTTCAAGCCGCTCGGCCTGGACCAGCAGGTCACCGAGCTGGACGTCAGCGTGTACACCGACTTCGTGTCGTCCTACACCACCGTCCCCGCCGAGGTGCTGGCCCTGCAGGGGTACCGGTACAAGGAACTGTTCGACGTGTTCCGCCGCCAGGCCTCGTCGCTGTCGTCCGTCACCGTGTGGGGCCTCGCCGACGACGGCACGTGGCTGTCGACGTTCCCCATCACCCGGCTCAACCCGCCGCTGCTGTTCGACGACGAACTGCAGGCCAAGCCGGCGTACTGGGGTGTCGTCGACCCCGCACGCCTGCCCGCGCTCGTCCGCCGCGGCGAGGCCCCGCGCGGCACCGTGAAGCTGGACGGATCCCGCGAGCCCGAGTGGGACATCCTGCCGGACACCCCGGTCGCGCGGATCGGCACCGTGTCCGCCGCCTTCCAGGCCCGCTGGTCCCCGTCCGGCCTGAGCGTTCTCACCGAGGTCACCGACCCCACCTGCGACAGGACCGACACCCTCACCCTCAGGGCCGGCACCACCACCCGCACCTCCAAGCGCGACGGCACCGCCACCTGGTACCGCGCGACGGCCACCCCCGGCGGCTACCGCGTCGAGGCGACCCTCCCCGCGACCGCCACCCAAGGCGCCACCGTCCCGTTCGAGCTGACGGCCCTGGACGGCAAGACCGGTAAGAGCGCCACCTGGTCCGGCGAACTGACCCTCACCCCCCAGGTCCAGCGCACCCAGGCCGCCAAGGGCACCCCCGTCCTGGACGGCGTGGCCGACCCCGTGTGGTCCAGGTCCCCCGAGTTCCGCACCGCCACCTGGATCCAGGGCACCACCGGCGCCACCGCCAGGATCCGCACGTTGTGGGACGACAAGAACCTCTACGTCCTGGCGAAGGTCACCGACCCGTCCCTCAGCGAGGAGTCCCCCGACGCCTACCAGCAGGACTCGGTGGAGATCTTCGTCGACCCGGCCGACAACAAGACCAAGGGCTACGACGACGACGACGGCCAGTACCGCGTCTCCTACACCGGCAAGCAGACCATAGGCGGCACCTTCGACGCCTTCGCCGTGAAGGACAACCTCACGAGCGCCGTCAAGATCATCCCCGGCGGCTACGTGGTGGAGGCGTCGATAGCCCTCCCCACCATCACCCCGAAGAAGGGCACCTACCTGGGCTTCGACCTCCAGGTCAACGACGCCACCGGCCCCGCCAGAACCTCCGCCGTCACCTGGAACGACCCCACCGGCCGCTCCTACCTCGACACCTCCCACTGGGGAGTACTCGAACTCACCAAATAA
- a CDS encoding glycoside hydrolase family 5 protein yields MNLRVSGSRLVAADGTPVRLRGVGLGGWMNMENFITGYPANESSMRGAVRAVLGDDRAEAFFDRLITSFFGPEDAALLARIGMNCVRIPVNYRHFESDERPMEIIESGFRHLDRVIGLLGEHGIYSVIDLHALPGSQNQHWHSDNPTHVASFWLHRHFQDRVVHLWEFMADRYKDNPWVAGYNPVNEPGDVSGRVIGPFYDRLVKALRAVDPGHVLFLDGNTYSTDFSIFREVYENTVFVCHDYALAGFAHGGPYPGYTRGEWVDREQLELAFERRTAFQRETGTPLWVGEFGPVYTGDPVVDEMRYQVLSDQLEIFDAHEAGWSLWTYKDVGLQGLVHADPAGPYLSRFGDFIAKKKRLGADRWGSTMEESGDVLTPVHRLVEDEFPDWNPYPWGARYQTDDLIRHILIAQALLPEYAALFAGLDDGELTALADSFTLDGCVRRERLIELLTGNLT; encoded by the coding sequence ATGAACCTGCGTGTGTCCGGATCCCGCCTCGTCGCGGCCGACGGTACCCCGGTACGGCTGCGTGGAGTGGGCCTCGGGGGCTGGATGAACATGGAGAACTTCATCACCGGCTACCCGGCCAACGAGTCGTCGATGCGCGGCGCCGTGCGCGCCGTGCTCGGCGACGACCGGGCCGAGGCGTTCTTCGACCGGCTGATCACGTCGTTCTTCGGACCCGAGGACGCCGCGCTGCTCGCGCGGATCGGCATGAACTGCGTGCGCATCCCGGTGAACTACCGGCACTTCGAGTCCGACGAACGTCCGATGGAGATCATCGAGTCCGGGTTCCGGCACCTCGACCGGGTCATCGGACTGCTCGGCGAGCACGGCATCTACAGCGTCATCGACCTGCACGCGCTGCCGGGCTCGCAGAACCAGCACTGGCACTCGGACAACCCGACCCACGTCGCGTCCTTCTGGCTGCACCGGCACTTCCAGGACCGTGTGGTCCACCTGTGGGAGTTCATGGCCGACCGGTACAAGGACAACCCGTGGGTCGCCGGGTACAACCCGGTCAACGAGCCGGGTGACGTCTCCGGCCGGGTGATCGGCCCGTTCTACGACCGCCTGGTCAAGGCGCTGCGGGCCGTGGACCCCGGCCACGTGCTCTTCCTGGACGGCAACACCTACTCCACGGACTTCTCGATCTTCCGTGAGGTCTACGAGAACACAGTGTTCGTCTGCCACGACTACGCGCTCGCCGGCTTCGCGCACGGCGGGCCGTACCCGGGGTACACCCGCGGCGAGTGGGTGGACCGCGAGCAGCTCGAGCTGGCCTTCGAGCGGCGCACCGCGTTCCAGCGGGAGACCGGCACACCGCTGTGGGTCGGCGAGTTCGGCCCCGTCTACACCGGCGACCCGGTCGTCGACGAGATGCGGTACCAGGTCCTGTCGGACCAGCTGGAGATCTTCGACGCGCACGAGGCCGGCTGGTCGCTGTGGACGTACAAGGACGTCGGGCTCCAGGGGCTGGTGCACGCCGACCCCGCCGGGCCGTACCTGAGCCGGTTCGGCGACTTCATCGCCAAGAAGAAGCGGCTCGGCGCCGACCGGTGGGGCTCCACCATGGAGGAGTCCGGCGACGTGCTGACGCCGGTGCACCGCCTGGTGGAGGACGAGTTCCCCGACTGGAACCCCTACCCGTGGGGTGCCAGGTACCAGACCGACGACCTGATCAGGCACATCCTGATCGCGCAGGCCCTGCTGCCTGAGTACGCCGCGCTGTTCGCCGGCCTGGACGACGGCGAGCTCACCGCGCTCGCCGACTCGTTCACGCTGGACGGCTGCGTGCGCCGCGAACGGCTCATCGAGCTGCTCACCGGCAACCTGACCTGA